Proteins from one Clostridia bacterium genomic window:
- a CDS encoding radical SAM protein, producing the protein MLNKNRKEERKMHKAGYLTLLESGELLGRVEVLNKMLEDCVLCPHQCKVNRMKGEKGYCKTLKNVVVSGAQPHFGEEEELVGANGSGTIFFSNCNLRCAFCQNYEISYCGEGKEVSVQDLAEIMLSLQQRGCHNINLVSPSHIVPQVVEAIYTASRAGLKIPIVYNSGGYDLTDTLMLIEGIVDIYMPDIKFSNDELAMRYIGVKEYFKISSAAVKEMYRQVGNLKTDEENIAYKGLIIRHLVLPQNLAGTGEIMEFIAKELSKDVYVNIMAQYYPEHKAYGIPELNRRITREEYRKAIEAARKAGLTRYTAYDIQ; encoded by the coding sequence ATGCTTAATAAAAATAGGAAAGAGGAGCGGAAGATGCATAAAGCTGGTTATTTGACACTGCTTGAAAGTGGCGAACTATTAGGTCGGGTTGAGGTATTAAATAAAATGCTTGAAGACTGTGTGCTGTGTCCTCATCAATGCAAGGTAAACAGGATGAAGGGCGAAAAAGGATACTGCAAAACTCTAAAGAACGTAGTAGTGTCGGGCGCTCAGCCGCATTTTGGAGAAGAAGAGGAGTTGGTAGGAGCTAATGGGTCAGGAACAATATTCTTTTCTAACTGCAATCTGAGGTGTGCTTTCTGTCAGAACTATGAGATAAGCTACTGCGGAGAGGGGAAAGAGGTGTCAGTGCAGGATCTTGCAGAAATCATGCTATCACTTCAGCAAAGAGGATGCCATAATATCAATTTGGTCTCTCCCAGCCATATAGTACCTCAGGTAGTTGAAGCCATTTATACTGCATCCCGGGCAGGGCTGAAAATACCTATCGTATATAATTCAGGTGGATATGACCTTACTGACACTCTCATGCTTATAGAAGGCATTGTTGATATCTATATGCCGGACATCAAGTTCTCTAATGATGAGCTTGCCATGCGGTATATAGGGGTGAAAGAATATTTTAAGATTTCAAGTGCTGCAGTGAAGGAGATGTACAGGCAGGTTGGGAACCTTAAGACGGATGAGGAAAATATTGCGTATAAAGGCCTTATTATAAGACATCTTGTGCTTCCTCAGAATCTCGCGGGTACGGGAGAGATAATGGAGTTCATTGCAAAGGAGCTCTCAAAGGATGTATATGTGAATATTATGGCCCAGTACTATCCAGAACACAAAGCATATGGAATTCCGGAGCTTAACAGGAGGATCACCAGGGAGGAGTATAGGAAGGCAATTGAAGCTGCAAGAAAAGCCGGTTTAACCAGATATACAGCATATGATATTCAATGA
- a CDS encoding class I SAM-dependent methyltransferase: MELSPRLYHRLIRPTWFLNRYIYNILKDNFNFENKKVIDFGCGVGSSAALFMPSSYLGLDCDIRRVVYARKINPEYNFGVLAENKLPIPDSSVDYILVVSVLHHISSMDVNSYLNEFRRVLTCTGKILVIEPCLFKGNCFSNFYMSRFDKGKYLRSEDEYLEMFDRFDYETRIMKRFSQLLLYKKLFFVAALS, from the coding sequence GTGGAGTTATCGCCAAGACTTTATCACCGTCTCATAAGGCCAACCTGGTTTTTGAACAGATATATTTATAATATTCTTAAAGACAATTTTAATTTTGAGAATAAGAAAGTCATTGATTTTGGATGTGGAGTAGGTTCAAGCGCAGCATTATTCATGCCCTCGTCATATCTTGGTCTGGATTGTGATATCAGGAGGGTGGTGTATGCAAGAAAAATCAACCCGGAATATAACTTTGGCGTATTGGCGGAAAACAAACTGCCGATTCCCGACTCATCGGTGGATTATATCCTAGTTGTTTCTGTACTGCATCATATTTCTTCCATGGATGTGAACAGCTATTTGAATGAGTTTAGAAGGGTATTGACCTGCACCGGAAAAATATTGGTCATAGAGCCTTGTCTATTTAAGGGGAATTGTTTTAGCAACTTCTATATGTCTCGGTTTGATAAAGGGAAATATTTAAGAAGCGAAGATGAATATTTAGAAATGTTCGACCGATTTGACTATGAGACGCGGATCATGAAGCGTTTCAGTCAGTTACTCCTTTATAAAAAACTGTTTTTCGTCGCTGCCTTGAGCTAA
- a CDS encoding D-glycerate dehydrogenase gives MMRKKVYVTRQIPEAAIDSLREQFDVTVNPHDRVLEREELLAGVRGMDAVLCLLTDVIDSEVFDAAGSQCRIFANYAVGYNNIDVAEASKRGIIVTNTPDVLNDATADLAWALLFAVSRRIAESDRFARAGKFKGWGPMLLLGRDITGKKLGVIGAGRIGFNFASKAKGFDMEILYTSTKPNAEMEKQLGARFVDKETLLREADFISVHVPLTPTTRHYIGETEFKLMKNTAVFINTSRGPVVDEKALIYALKNGEIWGAGLDVFENEPDIEPGLKELDNAVIVPHIASATIETRTNMGLIAARNIVSVLTGGMPEACINPEVLK, from the coding sequence ATGATGAGAAAAAAAGTGTATGTTACAAGGCAGATTCCAGAAGCTGCAATTGATAGCTTGAGAGAACAATTTGATGTGACAGTAAATCCTCACGACAGAGTACTTGAAAGGGAAGAATTGCTGGCTGGAGTAAGAGGTATGGACGCTGTACTTTGCTTGCTTACAGATGTAATAGATTCAGAGGTTTTTGATGCCGCAGGTTCACAATGCAGGATATTTGCCAACTATGCAGTAGGATACAATAATATTGATGTTGCTGAGGCTTCAAAGAGAGGCATAATAGTTACCAATACTCCAGATGTGCTCAATGATGCAACGGCAGACCTGGCTTGGGCGCTTTTGTTCGCGGTATCCAGAAGGATTGCTGAGTCAGACAGATTTGCCAGAGCAGGAAAATTCAAGGGATGGGGGCCAATGCTGCTGTTGGGCAGGGATATTACTGGCAAGAAGCTTGGAGTAATTGGAGCAGGCCGCATAGGCTTCAATTTTGCCAGTAAGGCAAAGGGCTTCGATATGGAGATTTTATATACCAGTACAAAACCGAATGCCGAGATGGAAAAGCAGCTTGGTGCGAGGTTCGTTGACAAAGAGACACTTCTAAGAGAAGCGGATTTTATATCCGTTCATGTACCCTTGACGCCAACTACGAGGCACTATATAGGTGAAACGGAATTCAAGCTTATGAAGAATACAGCAGTGTTCATTAATACCTCCCGTGGGCCTGTTGTTGATGAAAAGGCTCTGATATATGCCTTAAAGAATGGTGAGATATGGGGTGCAGGACTGGATGTCTTTGAGAACGAGCCGGATATAGAGCCGGGACTCAAAGAGCTGGACAATGCTGTTATAGTACCGCATATCGCTTCTGCTACCATAGAAACAAGGACTAATATGGGACTTATAGCAGCACGTAACATCGTCAGTGTGCTTACAGGAGGTATGCCTGAAGCTTGTATTAACCCGGAGGTTCTGAAGTAG
- a CDS encoding type 1 glutamine amidotransferase domain-containing protein encodes MNKNCRVICLIDDQFEDLELWYPILRLREEGVTVHIVGEKANTKYIGKYGVPAVSDFCFSDIRCDEYDGLLVPGGWAPDKLRRFPEVLELVKRMNEAGKPIGQICHAGWVLISANILKGKRVTSTPGIKDDMTNAGGIWVDEPVVVDSNIVSSRKPQDLPDYMKAYVELLCNS; translated from the coding sequence ATGAACAAAAACTGCAGGGTAATCTGTCTCATAGACGATCAATTTGAGGATTTGGAGCTGTGGTATCCGATTCTGAGGCTTAGAGAGGAAGGTGTCACTGTTCATATAGTCGGGGAAAAGGCAAATACCAAATATATTGGGAAATATGGGGTTCCTGCTGTTTCAGATTTCTGTTTCTCGGACATACGTTGTGATGAATATGATGGACTTCTTGTACCGGGTGGATGGGCACCGGATAAATTGAGAAGATTCCCCGAAGTGCTTGAGCTTGTTAAGAGAATGAATGAAGCGGGAAAACCTATTGGGCAAATCTGTCATGCGGGTTGGGTACTTATCTCTGCAAATATTCTCAAGGGTAAAAGGGTAACGAGCACCCCGGGAATAAAGGATGATATGACAAATGCAGGAGGGATATGGGTAGATGAGCCTGTGGTGGTGGACAGCAACATAGTTTCGAGCCGTAAGCCCCAGGATCTGCCTGATTATATGAAAGCTTATGTGGAGCTTCTATGTAACAGCTAA
- the dhaM gene encoding dihydroxyacetone kinase phosphoryl donor subunit DhaM: MVGIVIVSHSAKAAEGIKELADQMAGEKEAIAAVGGLEDGSIGTDAIRIMEAIKKVDTGDGVVVMVDLGSAVLSSTLAIELLEDSIRKRIRIADAPILEGTIIAAVQASIGDSIDNVLAAAEESRSLLKKVYG, encoded by the coding sequence ATGGTTGGTATAGTAATTGTGTCCCATAGTGCAAAAGCAGCTGAGGGAATTAAGGAATTGGCGGATCAAATGGCGGGTGAAAAAGAAGCAATCGCTGCAGTAGGCGGTTTGGAGGACGGAAGTATTGGGACAGATGCAATCAGAATTATGGAAGCTATAAAAAAAGTTGATACCGGCGATGGAGTCGTTGTAATGGTTGATCTTGGCAGCGCAGTATTAAGCAGTACCTTAGCTATAGAGCTTTTGGAGGACAGTATTAGGAAAAGGATAAGAATTGCTGATGCTCCGATTCTGGAAGGGACAATAATTGCTGCCGTACAGGCATCTATCGGCGATAGCATTGATAACGTACTGGCTGCTGCAGAAGAATCCCGCAGCCTTCTTAAGAAAGTTTATGGATGA
- the dhaL gene encoding dihydroxyacetone kinase subunit DhaL — MHSQIYEAIYTISDAINENKEMLTNLDAAIGDADHGINMSRGFDAVRAKLLDSGEEDISAVLKKVGMTLISTVGGASGPLYGTAFLRASSAAQGAGFITREKAMEMLSAAIQGIKDRGKAVKGEKTMLDALEPALEAFSRGIKEDKSLTDCLESACKAAEEGVEYTKTIKATKGRASYLGERSIGHQDPGATSSLILLKVLKDYCKSSIREA; from the coding sequence ATGCACTCCCAAATATATGAAGCAATTTATACTATATCTGATGCCATAAATGAAAATAAAGAGATGCTTACAAACCTTGATGCGGCTATAGGAGATGCAGATCATGGCATAAATATGTCAAGAGGTTTTGATGCAGTGAGAGCTAAGCTTTTGGATTCGGGGGAAGAAGACATCTCGGCGGTTCTTAAAAAAGTAGGAATGACCCTCATATCAACAGTTGGGGGAGCTTCAGGCCCTCTATATGGTACTGCGTTTTTAAGAGCTTCAAGTGCAGCACAAGGGGCTGGGTTTATAACCAGAGAAAAAGCTATGGAAATGCTCTCTGCAGCAATACAGGGTATAAAGGATAGAGGCAAGGCTGTAAAGGGTGAAAAGACAATGCTGGATGCACTTGAACCTGCGCTCGAAGCCTTTTCTCGGGGAATAAAGGAGGATAAAAGTCTTACGGACTGTCTTGAGTCGGCATGTAAGGCGGCAGAAGAGGGAGTTGAATACACAAAGACGATAAAGGCTACTAAAGGAAGGGCCTCGTATTTGGGGGAAAGAAGTATAGGGCATCAGGATCCCGGGGCAACATCCTCCCTTATATTGCTCAAGGTATTGAAGGATTATTGCAAATCCTCTATCCGGGAGGCATGA
- the dhaK gene encoding dihydroxyacetone kinase subunit DhaK: MKKIINNPENVVDEMLKGVVAAHPAYIRRLEGTNVLVRASAPNPKVALVSGGGSGHEPTHGGFVGKGMLDGAVAGAVFTSPTPDQVFEAIKAVDGGKGVLLVIKNYTGDILNFEMAAEMAEAEGIKVDSVVVNDDVAVENSTWTSGRRGIAGTIFVHKVAGAKAETGAELNEVKRTAEKVIANVRSMGMALSPCIVPAAGKSSFTLEENEVEIGMGIHGEPGTHREEIRTANEIADHLLAKILEDMPLDADNEVAVMINGLGGTPLMELYIVNRRVAEVLNEKGIKIVHTYVGNNMTSLEMAGFSITVLKLDGELKELLLAPADTPAFVQI; encoded by the coding sequence ATGAAAAAGATAATTAATAATCCTGAAAATGTTGTTGATGAAATGCTTAAGGGGGTAGTAGCTGCACATCCTGCCTATATAAGACGTTTGGAAGGAACAAACGTATTAGTAAGAGCAAGTGCTCCTAACCCAAAGGTTGCACTGGTGAGCGGCGGCGGAAGCGGGCATGAGCCTACCCATGGGGGATTCGTCGGTAAAGGTATGCTTGATGGAGCTGTAGCTGGAGCTGTATTTACCTCACCTACTCCTGACCAGGTTTTTGAGGCAATAAAGGCTGTAGATGGTGGAAAGGGTGTATTGCTGGTAATAAAGAATTACACAGGCGATATATTGAACTTTGAAATGGCTGCAGAGATGGCCGAGGCTGAAGGCATAAAAGTAGACAGTGTTGTTGTAAACGATGACGTTGCAGTTGAAAACAGTACTTGGACATCGGGAAGAAGAGGAATAGCAGGCACAATCTTTGTCCATAAAGTAGCGGGTGCAAAGGCTGAAACCGGAGCAGAGCTTAATGAAGTAAAGCGGACAGCAGAGAAAGTAATTGCAAACGTGCGATCAATGGGAATGGCTCTTTCTCCGTGTATTGTCCCAGCTGCCGGAAAATCCAGCTTTACTTTGGAAGAAAATGAAGTGGAGATTGGCATGGGAATTCATGGGGAGCCAGGTACCCACAGGGAAGAAATAAGAACTGCCAACGAGATTGCAGATCATTTGCTTGCGAAGATATTGGAAGATATGCCTTTAGATGCCGATAATGAAGTGGCAGTTATGATAAACGGTTTGGGTGGTACGCCTTTAATGGAGCTCTATATTGTGAACAGAAGAGTAGCTGAAGTGCTGAACGAAAAGGGCATAAAGATTGTGCACACATATGTAGGAAACAATATGACTTCACTTGAAATGGCCGGATTCTCCATAACTGTCTTGAAGCTGGATGGGGAGTTAAAGGAATTGCTGCTTGCTCCTGCTGATACGCCAGCCTTTGTTCAGATATAG
- a CDS encoding Hsp20/alpha crystallin family protein, producing the protein MSNPGQYYDPTQMSAKLKNMFLKGDTSELPSFIQEVLMQSIANPLTQALLAPLAQSLAAPLSQYFSSPMSQNVKSESVIYAEPTPTNTNSLNPQLFEIHGFVVIRTPIPEGVDENDIKVLIAPSHVTIKGDPSGNDHIIPLPQGTKKEGATAAFKNRILEVQIPREIEALTFDEVTVQYL; encoded by the coding sequence TTGAGTAATCCCGGACAATACTATGATCCCACACAGATGAGCGCCAAGCTTAAAAATATGTTTTTGAAAGGCGATACATCAGAGCTTCCCAGCTTCATTCAGGAGGTATTGATGCAGTCCATCGCCAATCCATTGACTCAGGCTCTGTTGGCTCCTTTGGCCCAATCCTTGGCGGCACCCCTTTCTCAGTACTTCAGCAGTCCAATGTCTCAGAATGTAAAAAGTGAGTCTGTGATATATGCGGAGCCTACACCAACAAACACAAACAGCTTGAATCCACAGCTTTTTGAGATACATGGCTTTGTGGTCATTAGAACTCCAATACCTGAAGGTGTAGACGAGAATGATATTAAAGTATTAATCGCACCCAGCCATGTAACTATAAAAGGTGATCCTTCTGGCAACGACCACATTATCCCTCTTCCACAGGGTACAAAAAAAGAAGGTGCTACTGCAGCCTTCAAGAATAGAATATTGGAGGTTCAAATTCCAAGGGAAATAGAAGCTCTAACTTTCGATGAGGTTACTGTACAATATCTGTAG
- a CDS encoding Hsp20/alpha crystallin family protein: protein MPDGKGKIFEWKGMPEKAQQILGEDFWYEINKMIPKQGPPIDIYKTDEQVVVVVETPGLMSADKLTIRIKGMKLFISGEIPTTYTVTEEEILQRERFRGSFKREILLPDDIVPDGPIEAQFKGGLVEIHIPRLTVGDEKEISINFSE from the coding sequence ATGCCGGATGGAAAAGGAAAGATATTTGAATGGAAGGGTATGCCTGAAAAGGCACAGCAGATATTGGGGGAAGACTTTTGGTACGAGATAAACAAAATGATTCCAAAGCAGGGACCACCTATTGACATATATAAGACAGATGAACAGGTGGTTGTAGTGGTTGAGACACCGGGGCTTATGTCGGCGGATAAATTGACAATAAGAATTAAAGGGATGAAGCTCTTTATCAGTGGTGAAATTCCTACGACATACACGGTAACAGAGGAGGAAATTCTTCAAAGGGAGAGGTTTCGTGGGAGCTTCAAACGAGAAATTCTATTGCCTGATGATATTGTTCCCGATGGTCCTATAGAGGCACAATTCAAAGGCGGCCTTGTGGAAATCCACATACCAAGGCTTACAGTTGGAGATGAAAAAGAAATATCAATTAATTTTAGTGAATAG
- a CDS encoding superoxide dismutase family protein has translation MYYREYRQDKAQTAVARIKGGPLAPQLEGMVMFRNVPGGVWICVNVKGLPKYQPGKEVKQPIGPHGFHIHGSGSCEVGDPKEPFKAAGEHWNPTNQPHGNHAGDFPVLFSNNGIARMCFFTNKFRVADIIGKAVIIHESPDDYRSQPAGNAGKRLGCGVISAV, from the coding sequence ATGTATTATAGGGAATATAGACAGGACAAGGCGCAGACGGCTGTTGCAAGAATAAAAGGCGGTCCTCTTGCACCACAGTTGGAAGGGATGGTTATGTTCAGAAACGTACCTGGTGGAGTCTGGATATGTGTAAATGTAAAGGGACTTCCCAAATATCAGCCGGGCAAAGAGGTCAAACAGCCGATAGGCCCTCACGGCTTTCATATTCATGGCAGCGGAAGCTGTGAAGTCGGGGATCCTAAGGAACCTTTCAAAGCGGCAGGAGAACATTGGAATCCAACAAATCAGCCTCATGGCAACCATGCAGGAGATTTCCCGGTATTGTTTTCAAACAATGGCATAGCAAGGATGTGCTTCTTTACCAATAAGTTCAGGGTTGCCGATATAATCGGGAAAGCAGTAATAATCCACGAAAGCCCTGACGATTACAGATCTCAGCCTGCAGGCAACGCGGGAAAAAGGCTGGGCTGCGGGGTGATAAGTGCAGTCTAG
- a CDS encoding MFS transporter, translating into MRHTSKWVQYIGFISVGIIANIIGPLLPAIRTDININYSQGGLLLSGQFVGMLITALIGGYFMDKSGKRPFMLAGSAMIIVGLAGSMTAKSFMFLYALNLITGFGYGIYEVGINALCADSSEENKGSDMNFLHFFYGVGAIAAPLLAFASTEYLGNWKYCFGFALIAPVIVSILLIRNRIEEHKLIHEKVKKAGNKNSNPYKSLFLWTAGLTAFFYVGVEVSTGGWISVYWNTMIPDSAIPASLTATIFWLCLTVGRLFSGKIADRIGLSKYMLAAGFGTLLLSALWSVLPAGNWTLVIVGVLGLMLSGQYPTAMAIATAHFPGKSGVTAAFISVFAGLSGFFIPALIGRAADTFSIAVLSYAMLVLSLLLVIFAYTLKKGSMQS; encoded by the coding sequence TTGAGACATACTTCAAAATGGGTACAATACATAGGTTTTATCTCAGTAGGCATCATTGCAAATATCATAGGTCCTCTCCTTCCTGCAATACGCACTGATATCAACATCAACTACAGTCAGGGAGGATTATTACTTTCAGGACAGTTTGTAGGAATGCTCATTACGGCACTTATTGGCGGATACTTTATGGACAAATCAGGAAAGAGGCCTTTTATGCTTGCCGGCAGTGCAATGATAATTGTCGGACTTGCGGGCTCCATGACTGCTAAAAGCTTTATGTTCTTATATGCATTAAATCTTATAACAGGCTTTGGATATGGTATATATGAAGTAGGAATAAATGCTCTATGTGCGGATTCATCTGAGGAAAACAAAGGCAGCGATATGAATTTCTTACATTTCTTTTACGGAGTCGGTGCTATAGCTGCTCCCCTACTCGCATTTGCAAGTACTGAATACTTGGGCAATTGGAAATATTGCTTTGGATTTGCACTGATTGCTCCTGTTATTGTAAGTATCTTACTAATAAGAAATAGAATTGAAGAGCATAAGCTTATCCATGAAAAAGTCAAGAAAGCTGGAAATAAAAACTCCAACCCATACAAAAGCCTTTTTCTGTGGACTGCTGGACTTACCGCATTTTTCTATGTAGGTGTGGAAGTGTCTACAGGCGGTTGGATTTCAGTTTATTGGAATACAATGATTCCTGACAGTGCTATACCAGCATCCTTGACTGCTACTATATTCTGGCTTTGCCTTACAGTAGGGAGACTGTTCTCTGGTAAAATCGCGGATCGCATAGGCCTTTCAAAATACATGCTTGCAGCAGGTTTCGGAACGCTGCTGCTATCGGCTTTATGGAGTGTTCTGCCTGCAGGGAACTGGACTCTGGTTATAGTCGGCGTATTGGGACTTATGCTGTCAGGTCAGTATCCAACTGCTATGGCAATTGCAACTGCTCATTTCCCGGGAAAATCGGGTGTGACTGCTGCATTTATTTCAGTATTCGCAGGCCTAAGTGGTTTCTTCATTCCGGCTCTAATCGGGCGAGCAGCTGATACCTTCAGCATTGCCGTGCTCTCATACGCAATGCTGGTACTATCCTTGCTGCTTGTGATATTCGCTTATACTTTAAAAAAAGGTTCTATGCAGTCTTAG
- a CDS encoding AzlD domain-containing protein, whose amino-acid sequence MTRLFVIVILMALVTYIPRLIPMLFLNGIKLPAKLEVFLKYIPYAALGALIFPGILDSTGDRLTAAVGGLVSIIFAYYRLNVIFVVFGGIGGVLLCNWLI is encoded by the coding sequence ATGACTAGATTGTTTGTTATAGTGATTTTAATGGCGCTGGTGACATATATACCAAGGTTAATCCCAATGCTGTTCCTGAACGGCATCAAGCTTCCGGCAAAGCTTGAAGTATTTCTGAAATATATACCCTACGCAGCGCTTGGGGCATTGATTTTTCCCGGGATACTGGATTCTACAGGAGACAGGCTTACAGCAGCTGTGGGAGGTTTGGTTTCTATTATATTTGCCTATTATAGACTGAATGTCATATTTGTGGTATTCGGAGGAATTGGCGGGGTGTTATTATGCAACTGGCTGATATAA
- a CDS encoding AzlC family ABC transporter permease, whose protein sequence is MEAGTSFKRGIKAGVPIAVGYLPIAIAFGVLAKTLGIPSIVAMLMSLIVFAGASQFVGIKLMSLGALPIEIVLATFILNLRHFLMTSFIAQNLEKGTSKKLMPYLAFGITDETFAVASIEEKGEISPQFMLGLNLMAFCFWNIGTLTGLLMSSWIPEYIINGMGIALYAMFIGLVVPSMRTASPILIVALAAMAVNSAFYFVPVLSFVSPSWAIIISTVTAALLGSFLDGKGEVTND, encoded by the coding sequence ATGGAAGCTGGGACAAGTTTTAAAAGAGGAATAAAAGCGGGGGTTCCTATTGCGGTAGGATATCTGCCAATAGCCATAGCCTTCGGAGTGTTGGCAAAAACCTTGGGAATACCAAGTATTGTAGCGATGTTGATGTCTTTGATTGTGTTTGCTGGAGCAAGCCAGTTTGTCGGCATCAAGCTTATGAGCCTTGGAGCGCTGCCAATTGAAATCGTACTGGCTACATTTATATTGAACTTGAGGCATTTTCTCATGACTTCATTTATTGCGCAAAACCTGGAAAAGGGTACTTCAAAGAAGCTTATGCCCTACCTGGCCTTTGGGATTACAGATGAAACCTTTGCTGTGGCTTCTATAGAAGAAAAAGGGGAAATAAGTCCTCAATTCATGCTTGGATTAAATCTTATGGCTTTCTGTTTCTGGAATATAGGGACCCTTACAGGGCTGCTTATGTCCTCATGGATACCTGAATACATAATAAACGGAATGGGAATTGCGCTATATGCTATGTTTATCGGGTTAGTGGTTCCCAGTATGAGGACTGCAAGTCCCATACTTATAGTTGCTTTGGCAGCTATGGCTGTGAATTCCGCATTTTATTTCGTACCTGTATTAAGCTTTGTCTCCCCAAGCTGGGCGATTATAATCTCAACTGTAACTGCTGCTTTGCTTGGTTCATTCCTGGATGGGAAGGGAGAGGTGACCAATGACTAG
- a CDS encoding ATP-binding protein, translating to MSDIAGEGCEILVPFSERKPLPEIERSIIKTYRKHIWSKFLKAIREFNLIEEGDKVAVGVSGGKDSMLMAKLFQELQKHGNVPFELEFIAMDPGYHENIKGLLIENCKYLDIPIHLFESGIFEIVDKIAKDYPCYMCAKMRRGALYSKATELGCNKLALGHHFNDAIETTMLNILYTGSFKTMLPKLKSANFKGLELIRPLYFVDELYIERFTQNSGIWPLNCACMVSAGKIANKRHEIKALIKELKEKIENVDTNILRATQNVNMEAILGWHKGGKQYSYLDFYDDEALESEISEE from the coding sequence ATGAGCGATATAGCCGGAGAAGGCTGTGAAATACTGGTGCCTTTCAGTGAAAGGAAGCCGCTTCCTGAAATAGAAAGAAGTATTATAAAGACATATAGAAAGCACATATGGTCAAAGTTTTTAAAAGCAATAAGGGAGTTTAACCTTATTGAAGAAGGGGATAAGGTAGCAGTGGGTGTTTCGGGAGGAAAGGACAGCATGCTTATGGCCAAGCTCTTTCAAGAGCTGCAGAAGCATGGAAACGTCCCCTTTGAGCTGGAGTTCATAGCTATGGACCCGGGCTATCATGAGAATATTAAGGGGCTTCTGATAGAAAACTGCAAATATCTTGATATACCTATTCATTTGTTTGAATCAGGAATATTCGAGATTGTAGACAAAATCGCAAAGGACTACCCTTGCTATATGTGTGCTAAAATGCGCAGAGGTGCACTTTACTCAAAGGCGACGGAGCTGGGCTGCAACAAGCTTGCCCTGGGACATCATTTCAATGATGCAATTGAGACTACGATGTTGAATATACTATATACCGGAAGCTTCAAGACGATGCTGCCAAAGTTGAAATCCGCAAACTTCAAGGGTCTGGAGCTTATTAGACCGCTTTACTTTGTTGATGAGCTTTATATTGAAAGGTTCACACAGAACAGCGGCATATGGCCTTTGAACTGTGCCTGCATGGTTTCTGCAGGGAAGATAGCCAACAAACGCCATGAAATAAAAGCTTTGATAAAGGAATTGAAGGAAAAGATAGAAAACGTGGATACTAATATTCTCAGAGCTACGCAGAACGTCAACATGGAAGCTATATTGGGCTGGCATAAAGGCGGAAAGCAGTATTCCTATCTGGACTTCTATGATGATGAAGCATTGGAGTCGGAAATTTCTGAAGAATAA